In Marinicauda algicola, one DNA window encodes the following:
- a CDS encoding NADH-quinone oxidoreductase subunit C: MSEALKELGEHIASALENDVREWVVDRGELTVTIHRDRVVKVIRFLRDDPACRFTTLIDICGVDWPSRTQRFDVVYHLLSMHKNHRIRVKVWTDEDTPVESITELFPAANWFEREAFDMYGILFDNHPDLRRILTDYGFHGYPLRKDFPLTGFVQVRYDEEQKRVVHEPVELVQDYRDFDFLSPWEGAKYVLPGDEKAEGKA, from the coding sequence ATGTCCGAAGCCCTGAAAGAACTCGGCGAGCACATCGCGAGCGCGCTGGAAAACGACGTGCGCGAGTGGGTCGTCGATCGCGGCGAGCTGACCGTGACGATCCATCGCGACCGTGTGGTCAAGGTAATCCGCTTCCTGCGCGACGACCCGGCCTGCCGCTTCACCACGCTGATCGATATCTGCGGGGTCGACTGGCCGAGCCGCACCCAGCGCTTCGACGTCGTCTACCACCTCCTGTCGATGCACAAGAACCACCGGATCCGGGTGAAGGTGTGGACCGACGAGGACACCCCGGTGGAGTCCATCACCGAGCTGTTCCCGGCGGCGAACTGGTTCGAGCGCGAAGCCTTCGACATGTACGGCATCCTGTTCGACAACCACCCGGACCTGCGCCGCATCCTCACCGATTACGGCTTCCACGGCTATCCGCTGAGGAAGGACTTCCCGCTCACCGGCTTCGTCCAGGTGCGCTACGACGAGGAGCAGAAGCGGGTGGTCCACGAGCCGGTCGAGCTGGTGCAGGACTATCGCGATTTCGATTTCCTCAGCCCCTGGGAAGGCGCGAAATACGTGCTGCCCGGCGACGAGAAGGCGGAGGGGAAGGCTTAA
- the nuoG gene encoding NADH-quinone oxidoreductase subunit NuoG, translating to MSENTRTIVIDGEEVTVPQEYNLLQAAEAAGREIPRFCYHERLSVAGNCRMCLVELVGAPKPVASCAFLVKDMRGGPNGEPPAMRTLSPLVKKAREGVMEFLLINHPLDCPICDQGGECDLQDQSMAYGRSGSRYAENKRAVEDKYMGPLIKTMMTRCIQCTRCIRFATEIAGVSELGAIGRGEDMEITTYLEKSMTSELSGNVIDLCPVGALTSRPYAFNARPWELTKTETVDVMDAVGSNIRVDSRGGAVLRIMPRLHEDVNEEWISDKTRFVWDGLGRQRLDRPYARENGRLKPIDWPTALQLAAERLSGKPETVGVIAGDMNEVEGLKAAKDLFDALGVKNIDCRQDGAKVGTGPRESYLFNSTFAGVNKADAILMIGVNPRLEAAVLNARIRQRWLNSDMKIGLIGAAVDLTYEYEHLGDKPADIAALSRKRSGFIKTLKDAERPMIIVGAGALAREDGPQILRAAGELADAIGAVREGWNGFNVLQTAASRVGGLDLGFVPGEGGKTTREILDAAEAGEIATVVLLGADELDMTRLEKAFVIYVGHHGDRGAQGADLILPSAAYTEKPGIYVNTEGRAQLAERAVFPKGEAKEDWAIFRALSARLDKTLPYNDLNALRARLIEELALFGQIDHAPGAASAAGFEVAGIGEAGDVSDAPFGEAIADFYLTNPIARASKTMAECSARVREARAELQAAE from the coding sequence ATGTCTGAGAACACGCGCACCATCGTCATCGACGGCGAGGAAGTCACCGTCCCGCAGGAGTATAACCTGCTGCAGGCGGCCGAGGCGGCCGGCCGGGAAATCCCGCGCTTCTGCTATCACGAGCGCCTGTCGGTCGCCGGCAATTGCCGGATGTGCCTGGTCGAGCTCGTCGGCGCGCCCAAGCCCGTGGCCTCGTGCGCCTTCCTCGTCAAGGACATGCGCGGCGGGCCGAACGGCGAGCCGCCGGCCATGCGCACGCTTTCCCCGCTGGTCAAGAAGGCGCGCGAGGGGGTGATGGAGTTCCTGCTCATCAACCACCCGCTCGACTGCCCGATCTGCGACCAGGGCGGGGAATGCGACCTGCAGGACCAGTCCATGGCCTACGGCCGCTCGGGCTCGCGCTATGCGGAGAACAAGCGCGCGGTCGAAGACAAGTACATGGGCCCGCTGATCAAGACGATGATGACCCGCTGCATCCAGTGCACGCGCTGCATCCGCTTCGCCACCGAGATCGCGGGCGTGTCCGAGCTCGGCGCCATCGGGCGCGGCGAGGACATGGAGATCACGACCTATCTCGAAAAATCGATGACCTCGGAGCTCTCCGGCAACGTCATCGATCTCTGCCCCGTGGGCGCGCTCACCTCGCGGCCCTACGCCTTCAACGCGCGGCCCTGGGAGCTGACGAAGACCGAGACGGTGGACGTGATGGACGCGGTCGGCTCCAACATCCGCGTCGACAGCCGGGGCGGGGCGGTGCTGCGCATCATGCCGCGCCTGCACGAGGACGTGAACGAGGAGTGGATCTCCGACAAGACCCGCTTCGTGTGGGACGGGCTGGGGCGCCAGCGCCTGGACCGGCCCTATGCGCGCGAGAACGGCAGGCTGAAGCCGATCGACTGGCCGACCGCGCTGCAGCTCGCCGCCGAACGCCTCTCCGGCAAGCCCGAGACCGTCGGCGTGATTGCCGGCGACATGAACGAGGTCGAGGGCCTGAAGGCGGCCAAGGACCTGTTCGACGCGCTCGGCGTGAAGAACATCGATTGCCGCCAGGACGGGGCCAAGGTCGGCACCGGCCCGCGCGAGAGCTATCTGTTCAACTCCACCTTCGCCGGGGTGAACAAGGCCGACGCGATCTTGATGATCGGCGTCAATCCGCGCCTCGAGGCTGCGGTGCTCAACGCCCGCATCCGCCAGCGCTGGCTCAATTCCGACATGAAGATCGGCCTGATCGGCGCGGCCGTGGACCTGACCTACGAGTACGAGCATCTCGGCGACAAGCCCGCCGACATCGCCGCGCTGAGCCGCAAGCGCTCGGGCTTCATCAAGACGCTGAAGGACGCCGAGCGCCCGATGATCATCGTCGGCGCCGGTGCGCTCGCCCGCGAGGACGGCCCGCAGATCCTGCGCGCGGCGGGCGAGCTTGCCGACGCGATCGGCGCGGTCAGGGAAGGCTGGAACGGCTTCAACGTGCTGCAGACCGCCGCGAGCCGCGTCGGCGGCCTCGATCTCGGCTTCGTTCCGGGCGAGGGCGGCAAGACCACCCGCGAGATCCTCGACGCGGCCGAGGCCGGCGAGATCGCGACGGTCGTCCTGCTCGGCGCCGACGAACTCGACATGACCAGGCTTGAGAAGGCCTTCGTCATCTATGTCGGTCATCACGGTGACAGGGGCGCTCAGGGCGCCGATCTGATCCTTCCTTCAGCGGCTTACACCGAGAAGCCGGGGATCTACGTGAACACCGAGGGACGCGCCCAGCTGGCCGAACGCGCCGTCTTCCCGAAGGGCGAGGCGAAAGAGGACTGGGCGATCTTCCGCGCCCTGTCCGCCAGGCTCGACAAGACGCTGCCCTACAACGATCTCAACGCGCTGCGCGCCAGGCTGATCGAGGAGCTTGCGCTGTTCGGCCAGATCGATCACGCCCCCGGGGCGGCGAGCGCGGCCGGGTTCGAGGTCGCCGGGATCGGCGAGGCGGGCGATGTCTCCGATGCCCCGTTCGGCGAGGCGATCGCCGACTTCTATCTGACGAACCCGATCGCGCGGGCCTCCAAGACCATGGCGGAATGCTCCGCGAGGGTCCGCGAGGCGCGCGCCGAGCTGCAGGCGGCGGAGTAA
- a CDS encoding SgcJ/EcaC family oxidoreductase yields the protein MTIAASIALALSDPSPQALAQAQLDAYNARDLEAFVAVYAEDVEVYTYPGQLVLEGREAFRARYAQRFETEGLRAEILHRSVLGNRVVDHERAWVNGPAAAPVEVIVIYTIENGRIARVEFLREE from the coding sequence ATGACCATCGCCGCCTCCATCGCGCTCGCCCTGAGCGATCCCTCGCCGCAAGCCCTGGCGCAGGCCCAGCTCGACGCGTACAACGCGCGCGACCTGGAGGCCTTCGTCGCGGTCTATGCCGAGGATGTCGAGGTCTACACCTATCCCGGGCAGCTCGTCCTCGAAGGGCGCGAGGCGTTCCGCGCGCGCTATGCGCAACGCTTCGAGACCGAGGGACTGCGGGCCGAGATCCTGCATCGCAGCGTCCTCGGCAATCGCGTCGTCGATCACGAGCGCGCCTGGGTGAACGGCCCCGCCGCGGCACCGGTCGAGGTCATCGTCATCTACACGATCGAGAACGGGCGCATCGCCCGCGTCGAATTCCTGAGAGAAGAGTAA
- the nuoE gene encoding NADH-quinone oxidoreductase subunit NuoE, which yields MSVRRLAEEQPESFAFSKASEKKVAFWMNKYPEDRKASAVIPLLWLAQKQEGWVSEPAIRDIANRLGMPYIRVYEVATFYTMFNLEPVGEHLIQVCGTTPCWLRGADDLKAVCETRIGKKGRGNVTADGKFSWEEVECLGACANAPMVQISNADGDYYYEDLTAKDLEAILDDLAAGKSIEQGPVTGRKSSEPTKARQKVLAEESLFDGSRAKPLGALPSGKGKAEEPAAKTKKVSDERHETEEKRGKAIAKPAPKDKAEATKPAGRPKAPKMADPDKPDSPVVKKKATPKKAAPKKPGKKDE from the coding sequence ATGAGCGTTCGCCGACTCGCAGAAGAGCAGCCTGAAAGCTTCGCCTTTTCGAAGGCGAGCGAGAAAAAGGTTGCGTTCTGGATGAACAAGTATCCGGAAGACCGTAAAGCCTCCGCGGTGATCCCGCTGCTCTGGCTCGCCCAGAAGCAGGAGGGCTGGGTCTCCGAGCCTGCCATCCGCGACATCGCGAACCGCCTCGGGATGCCGTACATCCGCGTCTACGAGGTCGCGACCTTCTACACCATGTTCAACCTGGAACCGGTCGGCGAGCACCTGATCCAGGTCTGCGGCACGACGCCGTGCTGGCTGCGCGGCGCGGACGACCTGAAGGCCGTGTGCGAGACGCGCATCGGCAAGAAGGGCCGCGGCAACGTGACCGCCGACGGCAAGTTCAGCTGGGAGGAGGTCGAGTGTCTCGGCGCCTGCGCGAACGCGCCGATGGTGCAGATCTCCAATGCCGACGGGGATTACTATTACGAGGACCTCACCGCGAAGGACCTCGAGGCCATCCTCGACGACCTCGCGGCGGGCAAGTCCATCGAGCAGGGCCCTGTGACGGGGCGCAAGTCCTCCGAGCCGACGAAGGCCAGGCAGAAGGTCCTCGCCGAGGAAAGCCTGTTCGACGGCTCGCGCGCGAAGCCGTTGGGCGCGCTGCCGAGCGGCAAGGGAAAGGCCGAGGAGCCTGCGGCGAAGACCAAGAAGGTCTCCGACGAGCGCCACGAAACCGAGGAGAAGCGGGGCAAGGCGATCGCCAAGCCGGCGCCGAAGGACAAGGCGGAAGCCACCAAGCCCGCCGGGCGGCCCAAGGCGCCGAAGATGGCCGATCCCGACAAGCCGGACTCGCCCGTCGTGAAGAAGAAGGCCACGCCGAAGAAAGCTGCGCCGAAGAAGCCCGGCAAGAAGGACGAATAG
- a CDS encoding NuoB/complex I 20 kDa subunit family protein, whose protein sequence is MADTTLPAGSGARAKTPLYDPKKHDPFFDGLSDQLADKGFLVARADDLITWARTGSLMWMTFGLACCAVEMMQASMPRYDIERFGAAPRGSPRQSDVMIVAGTLTNKMAPALRKVYDQMPEPRYVISMGSCANGGGYYHYSYSVVRGCDRIVPVDIYVPGCPPTAEALIYGILQLQKKIRREGSIER, encoded by the coding sequence ATGGCTGACACGACCCTTCCCGCCGGATCCGGAGCGCGCGCGAAAACCCCGCTCTACGATCCGAAGAAGCACGATCCCTTCTTCGACGGGCTCTCCGACCAGCTCGCCGACAAGGGCTTCCTGGTCGCGCGCGCGGATGATCTCATCACCTGGGCGCGCACCGGCTCGCTGATGTGGATGACGTTCGGCCTGGCGTGCTGCGCGGTGGAGATGATGCAGGCCTCCATGCCGCGCTACGATATCGAGCGTTTCGGCGCCGCGCCCCGCGGCTCGCCGCGCCAGTCCGACGTGATGATCGTCGCCGGCACGCTCACCAACAAGATGGCCCCCGCGCTTCGCAAGGTCTACGACCAGATGCCCGAGCCGCGCTATGTCATCTCGATGGGCAGCTGCGCCAATGGCGGGGGGTATTACCACTATTCCTACTCGGTGGTGCGCGGATGCGACCGCATCGTGCCGGTCGACATCTACGTGCCGGGCTGCCCGCCGACGGCCGAGGCGCTGATCTACGGCATCCTGCAGCTGCAGAAGAAGATCCGCCGCGAAGGCTCGATCGAGCGCTAG
- a CDS encoding NADH-quinone oxidoreductase subunit D codes for MAETDIRNFTINFGPVHPAAHGVLRLILEMDGEVIERVDPHIGLLHRGTEKLLEHKTYLQGIGYFDRLDYVAPMNQEHAFCLAAERLAGIPVPKRASYIRVLYCEIGRILNHLLNITTQAMDVGALTPPLWGFEEREKLMIFYERASGARMHAHYFRQGGVHQDLPQKLIDDIAAWCEQFPKFVDELDTLLTDNRIFKQRNVDIGVVSKEDALAWGFSGVMVRGSGIAWDLRRAQPYEVYDELEFKIPLGKNGDNYDRYLCRMEEMRESVKIMQQCCEWLSRDENQGEVLPTDTKWAPPRRAEMKRSMEALIHHFKLYTEGIHVPEGEAYAAVEAPKGEFGVYMIADGTNKPYRLKIRAPGFAHLAAMDHLNKGHMLADVSAILGSLDIVFGEVDR; via the coding sequence ATGGCCGAGACGGATATCCGCAATTTCACGATCAACTTCGGCCCGGTCCACCCGGCCGCGCACGGCGTGCTGCGCCTCATCCTTGAGATGGACGGCGAGGTGATCGAGCGCGTCGACCCCCATATCGGCCTTCTGCACCGCGGCACCGAGAAGCTCCTGGAGCACAAGACCTATCTGCAGGGCATCGGCTATTTCGACCGGCTCGACTATGTCGCGCCGATGAACCAGGAGCACGCCTTCTGCCTGGCCGCCGAGCGCCTGGCCGGCATCCCGGTGCCCAAGCGCGCGAGCTATATCCGCGTGCTCTATTGCGAGATCGGCCGGATCCTCAACCACCTGCTCAACATCACGACGCAGGCGATGGATGTCGGCGCGCTCACCCCGCCGCTCTGGGGGTTCGAGGAGCGCGAGAAGCTGATGATCTTCTACGAGCGGGCCTCGGGCGCGCGCATGCACGCCCATTATTTCCGCCAGGGCGGGGTTCATCAGGACCTGCCGCAGAAGCTGATCGACGACATCGCCGCCTGGTGCGAGCAGTTCCCGAAATTCGTCGACGAACTCGACACGCTGCTGACCGACAACCGGATCTTCAAGCAGCGCAATGTCGATATCGGCGTCGTCAGCAAGGAGGATGCGCTCGCCTGGGGCTTTTCCGGCGTGATGGTGCGCGGTTCGGGCATCGCCTGGGATCTGCGGCGCGCCCAGCCCTACGAGGTCTATGACGAGCTGGAGTTCAAGATCCCGCTCGGCAAGAACGGCGACAATTACGACCGCTATCTCTGCCGCATGGAGGAGATGCGCGAGTCGGTGAAGATCATGCAGCAATGCTGCGAATGGCTCTCCAGGGACGAGAACCAGGGCGAGGTGCTGCCCACCGACACCAAGTGGGCCCCGCCGCGCCGCGCGGAGATGAAGCGCTCGATGGAAGCGCTCATCCACCACTTCAAGCTCTACACCGAGGGCATACACGTGCCCGAGGGCGAGGCCTATGCCGCCGTGGAGGCGCCCAAGGGCGAGTTCGGCGTCTACATGATCGCCGACGGCACCAACAAGCCTTACCGGCTGAAGATCCGCGCGCCGGGTTTTGCCCACCTGGCCGCCATGGATCACCTGAACAAGGGCCACATGCTGGCCGACGTCTCGGCCATCCTCGGCTCGCTCGACATCGTGTTCGGGGAGGTCGACCGGTGA
- a CDS encoding NADH-quinone oxidoreductase subunit A: MNALLLEYLPILIFLGIAAIMGVAFILAAFVLAPSDPDPEKVSVYECGFNAFDDARMKFDVRFYLVAILFIIFDLEVAFLFPWIFPVFEGNLFAFWSMMVFLGVLTIGFLYEWRKGALDWE; the protein is encoded by the coding sequence ATGAACGCGCTTCTCCTCGAATATCTGCCGATCCTCATCTTCCTCGGCATCGCCGCGATCATGGGCGTGGCCTTCATCCTCGCCGCCTTCGTGCTCGCCCCCTCCGACCCGGACCCGGAAAAGGTCTCGGTTTACGAGTGCGGCTTCAACGCCTTCGACGACGCGCGCATGAAGTTCGACGTGCGATTCTACCTCGTGGCCATCCTGTTCATCATCTTCGACCTGGAGGTCGCCTTCCTCTTCCCGTGGATATTCCCGGTGTTCGAGGGCAACCTCTTCGCCTTCTGGTCGATGATGGTCTTCCTCGGGGTGCTGACCATCGGTTTCCTCTACGAATGGCGCAAAGGCGCGCTGGACTGGGAGTGA
- a CDS encoding TetR/AcrR family transcriptional regulator, with product MPEDQAPAKKRPRGRPKLGPEHREKVIEATLDLLEERGSSGLQARLIAKESGLSVGSLYKLVGDIDDIAREANLRTFRELFDVLIAALRGAEGQSLHRQLMALARAYLGFVQAHPRRMEAIITFRATSGEPPDWYVKAEDDLFAILEDRLSELPGAKEKERRFQAARAVWAAVHGIVTVTPIGSRADDPLEDAVSQLELILKGVERELAVGN from the coding sequence GCCGGCCCAAGCTCGGCCCGGAGCACCGCGAGAAGGTGATCGAAGCGACCCTCGACCTCCTGGAGGAGCGCGGCTCCTCGGGGCTGCAGGCCCGTCTGATCGCCAAGGAGTCCGGCCTCTCGGTCGGTTCGCTCTACAAGCTCGTGGGCGATATCGACGACATTGCCCGCGAAGCCAATCTGCGGACCTTCCGCGAGCTCTTCGACGTGTTGATCGCAGCCCTTCGCGGCGCGGAGGGCCAGAGCCTGCACCGCCAGCTCATGGCGCTGGCGCGGGCCTATCTCGGTTTCGTGCAGGCGCACCCCAGGCGGATGGAGGCGATCATCACCTTCCGGGCGACCTCGGGCGAACCGCCGGACTGGTACGTGAAGGCCGAGGACGATCTCTTCGCCATCCTCGAGGACCGGCTCTCCGAGCTTCCGGGCGCGAAGGAGAAGGAGCGCCGCTTCCAGGCGGCGCGCGCCGTCTGGGCGGCCGTGCACGGCATCGTCACGGTCACCCCGATCGGCAGCCGGGCGGACGATCCGCTCGAGGACGCGGTCTCGCAGCTCGAACTCATCCTGAAGGGCGTCGAGCGCGAACTCGCGGTCGGCAACTAG
- the nuoF gene encoding NADH-quinone oxidoreductase subunit NuoF — MTQLLQDKDRIFTNLYGHHDWRLAGAKQRGCWNMTREMLEEGRDWIIGEVKGSGLRGRGGAGFPTGLKWSFMPKEVGARPHYLVVNADESEPGTCKDREIMRHDPHHLIEGCLIASFAMQAHECYIYIRGEYVLERERLEAAIAEAYEARLIGKDNVHGWDFDLYVHHGAGAYICGEETALLESLEGKKGQPRLKPPFPANAGLYGCPTTVNNVESIAVVPTILRRGKEWFAGFGREGNTGTKIFSISGHVNAPCNIEEAMSIPLRTLIDSYAGGVRGGWDNLKAVIPGGSSVPLIPKEICDDVLLDFDALKEHKTGLGTAAVIVMDKSTDVVKAIARISYFYKHESCGQCTPCREGTGWMWRVLERMARGEAETSEIDDLLDVAGQVEGHTICALGDAAAWPVQGLIRHFRHEIEERIENYRAGRPVFVQAPVAAE, encoded by the coding sequence ATGACCCAGCTTCTGCAGGACAAGGACCGCATCTTCACCAATCTCTACGGTCATCACGACTGGCGCCTGGCCGGTGCGAAGCAGCGCGGCTGCTGGAACATGACCCGGGAGATGCTGGAAGAGGGCCGCGACTGGATCATCGGCGAGGTGAAGGGTTCCGGCCTGCGCGGCCGGGGCGGCGCCGGCTTCCCGACGGGGCTGAAATGGTCCTTCATGCCGAAGGAGGTGGGCGCGCGTCCGCACTATCTCGTGGTCAATGCCGACGAGTCCGAGCCGGGCACGTGCAAGGACCGGGAGATCATGCGCCATGATCCCCATCACCTGATCGAGGGCTGCCTGATCGCGTCCTTCGCGATGCAGGCCCACGAGTGCTACATCTATATCCGCGGCGAGTACGTGCTCGAGCGCGAACGCCTGGAGGCGGCGATCGCCGAGGCCTACGAGGCCAGGCTCATCGGCAAGGACAACGTCCACGGCTGGGATTTCGACCTCTACGTCCACCACGGCGCCGGGGCCTATATCTGCGGGGAAGAGACCGCGCTCCTGGAGAGCCTGGAAGGCAAGAAGGGCCAGCCGCGCCTCAAGCCGCCGTTTCCGGCCAATGCCGGCCTCTATGGCTGCCCCACCACGGTCAACAACGTGGAATCCATCGCGGTCGTGCCGACCATATTGCGCCGCGGCAAGGAGTGGTTCGCCGGCTTCGGGCGCGAGGGCAATACCGGCACCAAGATCTTCTCGATCTCCGGCCATGTGAACGCGCCGTGCAATATCGAGGAGGCGATGAGCATCCCGCTTCGCACCCTCATCGACTCCTATGCCGGCGGCGTGCGCGGGGGCTGGGACAATCTCAAGGCCGTCATCCCCGGGGGATCGTCGGTGCCGCTGATCCCGAAGGAGATCTGCGACGACGTGCTGCTAGATTTCGACGCGCTGAAGGAACACAAGACGGGTCTTGGCACCGCCGCGGTCATCGTCATGGACAAGTCCACCGACGTGGTGAAGGCGATCGCGCGGATCAGCTATTTCTACAAGCACGAGAGCTGCGGCCAGTGCACGCCGTGCCGGGAAGGCACCGGCTGGATGTGGCGCGTGCTGGAACGCATGGCGCGCGGCGAGGCGGAAACCAGCGAGATCGACGATCTGCTCGATGTCGCGGGCCAGGTGGAAGGCCACACGATCTGCGCGCTCGGCGACGCGGCGGCCTGGCCGGTGCAGGGGCTCATCCGCCATTTCCGCCACGAGATCGAAGAGCGCATCGAGAATTACCGCGCCGGACGTCCGGTGTTCGTGCAGGCGCCTGTGGCGGCGGAGTAG
- a CDS encoding serine hydrolase domain-containing protein, with protein sequence MNLRVSLCAIALTAGVACAASAGEQPDFDSLVERLDARLEAAEASDEFSGTVLVAVGDEVIYREAFGLAHRGHGVPNRVDTKFNLGSIDKQFTMVAVMRLAEAGLIDLDANVATYLPDWPNRDVAENVTVRHLLTHTSGMGFYWTDTLHREIGRFRTLQDFAGLFVDEPLAFRPGERWAYSNNGYIVLGLILESVTGEGYHDHIRRVILEPLDMENTGPFAVDEVTPNLATGYSRVSVQELLAGFDPGGERQQEVWYANYYTHPPRGASAGGGYSTVDDLFDFMRALRQGVLVSAESYEMIAAPYNRYLSHPQSRSFYGYAMQITDPGLPSERLGHTGGGLGNGALSFYYPAYDLTVIWLTNQDGAVSIPGGVVRDFIAALGEG encoded by the coding sequence ATGAATCTTCGCGTTTCCCTCTGCGCCATCGCGCTGACCGCGGGTGTCGCGTGCGCCGCTTCTGCCGGCGAGCAGCCCGACTTCGACAGTCTGGTGGAAAGGCTCGACGCCCGGCTCGAGGCCGCCGAAGCCAGCGATGAGTTTTCCGGCACCGTGCTCGTCGCGGTCGGGGACGAGGTCATCTACCGCGAGGCCTTCGGCCTGGCCCATCGCGGCCACGGCGTTCCCAACCGGGTCGACACCAAGTTCAATCTCGGCTCGATCGACAAGCAGTTCACCATGGTCGCCGTCATGCGCTTGGCCGAGGCCGGGCTGATCGATCTCGACGCCAATGTCGCGACCTATCTGCCCGACTGGCCGAATCGCGATGTCGCGGAGAACGTGACGGTCCGCCACCTGCTGACCCATACCAGCGGCATGGGTTTTTACTGGACGGATACGTTGCACCGCGAGATCGGGCGGTTCCGGACCCTGCAGGATTTCGCCGGCCTCTTCGTCGACGAGCCGCTCGCGTTTCGCCCGGGCGAGCGCTGGGCGTATTCCAACAACGGCTACATCGTGCTCGGCCTGATCCTCGAGTCCGTCACCGGCGAGGGGTATCACGACCATATCCGCCGCGTGATCCTGGAGCCGCTCGACATGGAGAATACCGGGCCGTTCGCGGTCGACGAGGTCACGCCCAATCTGGCGACGGGCTATAGCCGCGTCTCGGTGCAGGAACTCCTGGCCGGGTTCGACCCGGGCGGCGAGCGCCAGCAGGAGGTCTGGTACGCCAATTACTACACCCACCCGCCGCGCGGGGCCTCGGCCGGCGGAGGCTATTCCACGGTCGATGACCTGTTCGACTTCATGCGGGCCCTGCGCCAGGGCGTGCTCGTCTCGGCCGAGAGCTACGAGATGATCGCCGCCCCGTACAATCGCTACCTGTCCCATCCGCAATCGCGTTCCTTCTACGGCTATGCGATGCAGATCACCGATCCGGGTTTGCCGAGCGAGCGCCTCGGCCACACCGGGGGCGGGCTCGGCAACGGCGCGTTGTCCTTCTACTACCCGGCCTATGACCTGACGGTTATCTGGCTGACCAATCAGGATGGGGCGGTCTCGATCCCCGGCGGCGTCGTGAGGGATTTCATCGCGGCCCTCGGCGAGGGCTGA
- a CDS encoding bifunctional chorismate mutase/prephenate dehydratase, with product MAHSMDEERAELRRAIDAADEKLVHLLSERRKLGEALGALKAGGGQRVRDTERERAVLERAVTLASAEGLDPAFVERVFQLVIDDSLRRQRAGLDARVSPDVLTEARVAYLGGPGSYSHFAALAHFDGRYSGIEPVIKRDFAGIFAAAESGEADYGFVPIENTTTGGIVEVYDLMRDTALKIAGEHHYKVEHCLVGKAAGIGSVQTVYGHPQALRQSQRFLSRHKDLKPVPVSSSTRALERAMDEGPEVAAIAGADAARLFGLNVIDANASDNPGNNYTRFVALAKDPAPASPLLPCKTSIVFVTSDAPGSLVTALEGFRREGVNLTRLESRPVAGEPWSQMFFLDIEGHEEEGPVARALASLREHAKSIRSFGSYGADRLPPASREA from the coding sequence ATGGCCCATTCTATGGACGAGGAACGCGCCGAGCTGAGACGCGCGATCGATGCGGCCGACGAGAAGCTGGTCCATCTGCTGTCGGAGCGCCGGAAGCTCGGCGAGGCGCTGGGGGCTCTGAAGGCCGGAGGCGGGCAGAGGGTGCGCGATACGGAACGCGAGCGCGCCGTGCTCGAGCGCGCCGTGACCCTGGCCTCCGCCGAGGGTCTCGATCCGGCCTTCGTCGAGCGCGTCTTCCAGCTCGTCATCGACGACTCGCTTCGCCGGCAGCGCGCCGGGCTCGACGCACGCGTCTCTCCGGACGTGCTGACGGAGGCGCGCGTGGCCTATCTCGGCGGGCCGGGCAGCTACAGCCATTTCGCCGCGCTCGCCCATTTCGACGGGCGCTATTCCGGGATCGAACCGGTGATCAAGCGCGATTTCGCCGGCATATTCGCGGCCGCCGAGAGCGGCGAGGCCGATTACGGCTTCGTGCCGATCGAGAACACCACGACGGGCGGCATCGTGGAGGTCTACGACCTGATGCGCGACACCGCGCTGAAGATCGCCGGCGAGCATCACTACAAGGTGGAGCACTGCCTGGTGGGCAAGGCCGCCGGGATCGGCAGCGTGCAGACCGTCTATGGCCATCCCCAGGCGCTGCGCCAGTCGCAGCGCTTCCTGTCGCGTCACAAGGATCTGAAGCCGGTCCCGGTCTCATCCTCCACCCGGGCGCTCGAACGCGCGATGGACGAGGGCCCCGAGGTCGCCGCGATCGCGGGAGCCGACGCGGCGCGCCTGTTCGGGCTCAACGTGATCGACGCCAACGCCTCGGACAATCCGGGCAACAACTACACCCGCTTCGTGGCTCTGGCGAAGGATCCCGCCCCGGCCTCGCCGCTCCTTCCGTGCAAGACCTCGATCGTGTTCGTCACCTCCGATGCGCCGGGCTCGCTCGTCACCGCGCTCGAGGGCTTCCGGCGCGAGGGGGTCAACCTCACGCGGCTGGAAAGCCGTCCCGTCGCCGGTGAACCCTGGTCGCAGATGTTCTTCCTCGACATCGAGGGTCACGAGGAGGAGGGCCCGGTCGCGCGCGCGCTCGCCAGCCTGCGCGAGCACGCCAAGTCGATCCGCAGCTTCGGCAGCTATGGCGCCGACCGCCTGCCGCCGGCGAGCCGGGAGGCGTGA